In Ignavibacteria bacterium, the sequence GTGGCGGATTTGTAGATGCCTGCCTGCAGTAGGCAGGGAATCCAGAAATGGAACCACTCTCTTTAACAAACTTGCTCTTCTCATCATCAACTTCTAAGAAACCTGATTAAGTCTATGTTTAATCAACATCAATAAAATGTGTTTTTAGAGTAACGCAAGCTTCCAGCTTGCGATCTCTTTGTCTCGTTTCTGCTTTTTTATCCGCGCAAATCCGTCTAATCCGCGCAATCCGTGTTCCATTATACTATCAAGTTTCTTTCTTCCTTAATTCCACACCTGGAATTGGGGCTTCTAAGAAATAGGAATGCATCCGAATTATATTTACAACCAGTCGTTGAACCAATATAAACATAGTCATTTAAGTTAGAATTATTTGTCGATTATTTGTATTTTATCAAAAGTTAAATCAGGAGAATAAAAATGGAAGTCAAAATTGAAAACGGAAAGTTATTCATAGAAATCGATCTACAGGAGCCTACACCAAGTGCATCAGGAAAAACTCTTGTAGTTGCGACCACTCATGGAAATGTAGTTACGGATTGTGTTGTTGACGGGAAGCCTTTGATTATTGGATTGAATGCTTATGTGAAGAAATAGGAATTTCACCTAAAATATGTAACATTATGAAAGCACTTCGATATACAACAAGCGAAAAGAAGCTTTCTTTAATATTAGAGAAACTTGACATAATTGAAGCTAAGTTAAAAGAAAGCAATTTTCAAATAATGAATATTGATGAAGCTGCTAAATATCTGAGTTTCAAGAAATCTTATCTATACAAAATGACCTGCTGCAACGACATACCATTTTATAAACCGGGTAAAAAAGTATATTTCAATAAAGTAGATCTTGATAACTGGATATTAAGTCACAGACGAAAGTCAAATGAAGAAATTCAAAAAGAGGCGGATGAATATATAAGGACTCATCCTTGGAAGAATTGATATATAAAATCTATACATTAGTATTTTTCAACGGTCATAACGAAAATAATTGTTTTGTTTTCAGAAATAACATCATTAGTAAGTAAAAGAATATAATTATATTTTATTAATCAGTTTGTTAAATTAGCAGTAAAAAGACAACGAAATGAATAAGGAAATTCCGTTTCATGTTTTATCGAAGTCAACGTACATAAAGGGGCTTCAGTGCGAGAAGTCAATTTACCTGAACAAATATCATCCCGAACTAAAAGATGCGATTCCAGCAAGCAGGGAGCGGGTGTTTACAACGGGTCATGAAGTTGGTGCATTAGCTCAGCAGCTATTTCCGAGAGGTGTTGACTGCGGGTTTGAGGTAACTAGGAGTGGTCAGAAGTCTGTTGAGCTGACGGAAGAGGCGATTAATGAAGGCAAGGATGTGATTTATGAGGCGGCATTCCAGCATGAAGGAGTTCTTGTGATTGCAGATATAATGACAAAGAACGAGAACAAGTGGAAAGTTTTTGAAGTAAAGAGTTCGACAAAGGTTGCGGAATATCATATTAATGATACAGCGGTGCAGTATTATGTGATGAATAAATGCGGGATTGATATTGATGATATATCGATTGTTCATATTAACAATCAGTATGTGAGGCAGGGAGAAATTGATGTGCGGCAGTTATTTACGATAGAATCTGTTAAAGAGCAGGTGATCCCGCTTCAGGATTTTGTTGAGAATAATATAACAAAGTTCAAAGAGGTGCTGGAGGGGGAAAATGTGCCTGAGATAGATATTGGCGAGCACTGCCATTCCCCGTTTGAGTGTGATTTTAAAGGACACTGCTGGAAACATATTCCCGAGTATTCTGTCTTTGATTTGAGCAGAATTAGCAAGAAGGCATTTGAGCTATACAGAAAAGGCATTACTGAAATAAAAGATATTCCTGATGACTTTCCGCTTACAACAGCACAAGCGATTGAAAAGGAGTGTTTTCTTCTGAATAAGAATTACATTGAAAGAGATGAAATAAAAAGTTTTCTTGACGGGATTTCATATCCTCTGTATTTCATGGATTTTGAAACGATTCAATATGCGGTGCCGATGTTTGATAATTCAAGACCTTACCAACAGATTGTCTTTCAGTATTCTCTGTTTCGTAAAGGCAGCAGTGATGCAGATGCGGATCATTATGAGTTTTTAGGAGACGGCAAGAGCGACCCAAGGAAGACATTTATAGAAAATCTTTTAAGAGATGCAGGGAACGAGGGGACGATATTAGTTTATAATGCGGGGTTCGAATCCGCGAGACTGAGAGAACTTGCAAGTGATATTCCGGAATATGAGGAAGGGATAAACAGAATGCTTCCGCGAATTGCGGACCTTATGGTGCCTTTTCAGAGAAGGGCATATTACAAGCCTGAAATGAGAAGTAGTCATTCGATAAAGATGGTATTGCCTGCGATTAATCCAGAGTACACATACAAGAATTTAGAAATACAGGAGGGCGGTGCAGCGGGTATGGAGTATTTAAGGATGTCTTCTTTACAGGATGAAGAAGAGAGATGCAAGATAAGAAAGAATCTGCTGGAGTATTGCGGAAGAGATACCTGGGGTATGGCAGTGATACTGGGGGATTTATTTAGAGCAGTTGATAGTTGTTAGTGTTCTAATAACTTTAACTCTTATAATAAAATATGATTATGAAAACAACAAATAGTCTACAACCTTAAACATTATGTCATATTATCGAGTAAATAACCTCCAGGCATTTTTTTAATACAGGTTTAATATTGCTTCTGTATTCGTTTCTTTGGATAGAGCCTTTGCTTGTTTGATTTGGGATATCAGAAATACCCCGGACTATAATACAATTTGTTTTGTTTAATTTGCAAACTTTTGCAACAGAGAATGATTCCCAGTCACCACATAATATTTCTTCATTCTTGTATGTTTTTTTAATAAGCTTCCGCTTTACACTAGAATCGACATCTGTATCGGCGGATGCTATCAAGCCGGATTTAATCTTCTGAACATTCAATTTACTGAATTTATAAAAGGGCTTATATTCTATAAAAGTATCTTTATTGTAAAAATCATTTTTCATTCCCATGCCATCTGAATAATCGTATTGTACAAATTTATTACCTATTACAATATCTAAAAGATTAAGTCGAGGTGAAATAGCACCAGCACATCCTAAAACAAATATTCTGCGTGGTTTATATTTATCAATTATATATTGAGTAGCTCCGGCTGACAATGTTTTACCAGCTCCTATATTAAAAGCATAATACTTTTTGTTGCTATTAGGAAATGACAAATATTCGCCATAAGGATATTTGCGTAATGAAATATTTGTTCGAGTAATGTTTTTAAATATTTCCCATTCCTCTTTTGAGCATATTAGAATTATCTCTTTATTTGGCATAGCATTGTTTTTATAAATGCAATTTAAATAAAACAATGTTTTATTTGGAGCGTTTTATTAATGACTTGACTACTGAAGCAATACGAATAAATAATTTTAAAATATCTATTTTATAATTGGTTTATTAGTCTTGTAAATAAATAAACATTAAGAATAATTCTGTAATACAGAGTATGCCAACCGAGCAGTAAAAAGTTACGGTGGTTGTTAGGAATAACGATGTGGGCTGGAGCCATAAAAAGATACTGACTACATTAAATTCGGAATAGAGCTTGGGTGATTTTTCTGTTTTAAGGCCATCAATTGATATTCATTCCGTCTTTTATTAAAATTTCTTAATGCTAATATTTTTTACTAATTTAAAAGAAAGGATTAGTAATTGACAATAAAAGAGGGCAACGGAAACAAAAGGGAAATAAGCCGCTACATCCGGCAGGTTCTTGTATCGTGTATTGCAGACAATAATTCAAATATAATTATACAGGGACACCATTTGTCCATGCCGTTGCCATATATTTGCATGTACTTATAAATTATGATTATTACATTATGAATGGATGAACAGAAAGCCGGGACTTCAATGGCGGAGCCATGTTTGAGGCATTGAGTTGTCAAGTCAATTTTTAATGGATTTTATTTTAGAAATGAACTAATTAAGTTATATCTGAAATAAACATCAAGAGTAATTTTGCTGAGCAAGATTCACCAACCGGGCAGAGAAAAGCCACGGTGGTTGTCAGAGATGACGATGTGGGCATTAGTCAATAAAAAGAGTTTGGGACCACATCAGATTCGGCAGAGTTTGAGTGGTTTTTTCTGTTTTATACACCCGCTCAGATTCATTCCGAATACATTTCTCACAATTCTTAATGCTAGTTTTTTATTAATTAAAAGAAAGGATTTGTTGTTGACGATAAAGGAGTCGAAAAACAGATATTTTACTATTGAATTAATATTAATTGATTTGTGGGATTTTAACTTTTATTTGAAATTGATTTACAACAATGGAGATAAGGAGAAGCATATCCAATTATACTATGAATACAGAGAAGTTAAATCTATCATTAGTAATTTCAGGGATACTGCTTTTGCTTTGAAATCAAATAATTATAATTCCTTTGAATTTGAGGATGAATATCAAAGAGATGAATATGAAATAGATTTAATAAATGAGGACCCAAAAAGTAATTTCAAGAATTTAGTTTTTAGACACAATGAATATGATGACCCAGAGTTTATACCGTTTTTAAATCAAAGAGCAAAAAGAGTAGAAGAAGAATTACTTAACATTGTCGTAAGCAAGAGGGATTTGCTGGATGCTGCGTATGAATTAGAGAAGGAATTAGTTGAGGAAATCACAAATATTTCAAAATTAATTGTATAAGAATATGAAACTTTATGGACATAACGGCCAATATGTAGAATTGCATATAAGCCCAAAAACAAAGAGTATAGATTCCTGGGTATGGATAAATCATAAAGTTAAGAATGATTTTCATGAAATGTCATACGATATGGAATCGTTACAATATGAAGATGTGCTTAGATTAATAAGAATATTTAGAAGATATGCCACAGAGACAGATAAATCTGTTAAAAATAATATTGAATGTTTTTATGCAGAGAATAAAGACATATGCAATGATAGGTATTTAAGTGCAATAAAGGAATATAATGAGATTAAAAATTTATATAATGAAAAGGATTTTGTATTGTATGATGCGGGATTAAATTTTATACGGCCAGATATATATATGATACAAAGAGATAAGAATGCAGATAAATCACTAATCAGGTTTTATTTTGTCTTCATATTTGATGAATGCCTTGGGTATTCGTATGAATGCTTTGTAGATGTGTATGCAACAAATAATGAACTTTTAAAAGCAGCTTACGAATTGGAAATAGAACTTTGCGAATATCCATATTTAACAAATCCAAGAATATATATTGATGAGCAAAACAATGTTTTATAATATAATATTAAAAGAAAGGATAAATAAATGAATAACATATTCGGTTATTTAAGACCAAAAGAAAGTGACAAGGGAATGTATGATTCAATTATTAAGAAATACTCCCTTGAAAATACGGTTAATTCACTGTGGTATCACAGTGCAGGATGCGACTTCCAGGGTTTGTATTTTAGCGGCAAAAGAAATAATCTGTCCGAAATAACTGGCGGTAAACCTGATTTGTTCATTTATACAGATATGGACAAAGACATAATTGAAAAGATAAGACAAGGGAAATTATTTAATGTTGGAGATAAAATCATAACAGTTAACAGTTATATCGAACTTGATTTTGAAGAAGACATTAAAGATTATTTTCCGTCTTCTATAAATAAAGATTCGATAGACTACAAGGCGGATTATTATTCTGTTTTCCTGTTTGACTTAAACCTTGGAGAAAATGAGGGCGACGTTCCACTTTTGTATTTTGTGTGGGAGAATACTGCATTTTTGAAGGCATTTGTAATTGAAAGGAGTGTAAAAATAAAATACTTCCAGAAGCCCAGAGAGTACGGATTCGGCGGAGGATGGATTGCCTCACAGGTTTATCTGCTCTTCTTTCTTGGTTTAATGGAAACAGAATATCTGTTTCTTGAAAATGCTCATAATTATATTAGTTCCCTAGATAAGGTAAAGGATGTAATAACTGAGGATAAAGTTCTCTATGAAAAATTTATGTGCACAGAAAATAATTTTCCAGATGTAAAACATATTGGAGCGACACATGGCAATTGGTTTCCTCCATACAAGGATACTAGATTTTATGATTATTACAATATTATGAGATTGTTTAAAAATACAAACGTAATACCAAATATGACTTTTGATCAAAGAATAAGTAGTATAATGTCAGCGTTGAGAATTAGATAGATGAATTGAGTCAGTTTGAATTGAACTTGATATGAAACTGCTTGAATTGGGTGCTCTTGATAACTGATATTGAAACAATATAATTAAACAGAAAGGAGTATTAATGAATGACTTAAAGAGGAAAAGGTACAAAGATTGTCAACGGGAAGTAAAGATTACCGAAGAGCTGAAAAATGAATACGGACAGGTTTCGGGAAAGGAAGAATTTAAACTGAACGCCGATGGCAATCTGCTTTTTAGTTTTATTTGGGATGAAAAAGGGGGTCTTGTTTCGGCTGAAGAAAATAAGTACGAAGATTCAGGCAGGATTAAAAACCACTATTACAAAAAATCGGGAGAGTCCGGACGTACTGAATATTTTTACAGTAACAAAGGTGTACTCATTAGGGAAAAATCAACGATTGAAAACAAAATTACACGAGATAAAATGGTAATTGTGTATAAATACAACTCAAAGGGAAAGTTAAAGCACTTGAAAAGTGTAACGACTTCTTACGATGAAGACAACAATATAGTTGATGTGGATGTGTATGAAGAGGATGAAGAAACAGGATTCAGTGTCTGAAAAACAATTTTATTAATTAAAAGCATATAATATGACTTATGTAGATTGCTGGAAAAATATAAAGGATGTTAGATGGCTACTTTACTTTGTGAGAAATAACAATAAATTGAGCGAGGACTATGCAGTAAAGCTTGGGCTGATGAAGTTTGCACTAAATACCGCTAAGGATGTGAACAGACTATCAGGCAAGGAGAGAAGAATGTTTGAACATATTGAAGAACTTATTACTGAAAATATGATAACGGGTAATGAAGGCTTAAGATTAGAAAACAAACGGAAAAGCTATTTAAACAAACTGAAGAGTGAGCCTTTGAATGTAAAAGATATGTTTGAGTTTAACACTTACTTTGCGATGTTGACAGAGGACCCATTAAATGCAGCAGAAAAAGTTTACATAAATGCACTTAAATTCATTAGAAATTTTGCAGAAGGGAATAAGCAAATTATACTTGATTTCAAGAGGAAGCTTGCAGATGACTTCAGGGAAATATTAGGGGGAATAATTGAAGAGGGGGTTGAATTCGACTTAGAGCCCGAGGTAATAATGGATTTTGACAGGAATTCCATTTACAAAGAACATATCTTTAGTGATGTTTACTTTGACGGAGATGATAAAGAGGAATTCAACCTCAAAGGCTTTTACAATTTGTGGGAAAAGGAACAGAATGTGATGTGGATGCTGTACTTTCTTTTCCAATGCAGGAATACAAACGATGAGAAGATAAGACAGTTTACTTTAAACACACTGATTGAAGCAGTAACAAAGGCAGGCAACAAGAACCTGCTTGAATTATTCAGCAATCATCTGAAGATGGTTCAGGACGCGATATACGGAACAGTCAGCAAAGAAGAGGTTTATGCAACATCCTACAAAGACAACGTTTTGCCGTTTATGGGGTTCTTTATGTTCAGGAATATGGTGTATGCGGCTATAAATGCACTTAAATACATGAACACAGAGTCTGC encodes:
- a CDS encoding helix-turn-helix domain-containing protein, with amino-acid sequence MKALRYTTSEKKLSLILEKLDIIEAKLKESNFQIMNIDEAAKYLSFKKSYLYKMTCCNDIPFYKPGKKVYFNKVDLDNWILSHRRKSNEEIQKEADEYIRTHPWKN
- a CDS encoding DUF2779 domain-containing protein, whose translation is MNKEIPFHVLSKSTYIKGLQCEKSIYLNKYHPELKDAIPASRERVFTTGHEVGALAQQLFPRGVDCGFEVTRSGQKSVELTEEAINEGKDVIYEAAFQHEGVLVIADIMTKNENKWKVFEVKSSTKVAEYHINDTAVQYYVMNKCGIDIDDISIVHINNQYVRQGEIDVRQLFTIESVKEQVIPLQDFVENNITKFKEVLEGENVPEIDIGEHCHSPFECDFKGHCWKHIPEYSVFDLSRISKKAFELYRKGITEIKDIPDDFPLTTAQAIEKECFLLNKNYIERDEIKSFLDGISYPLYFMDFETIQYAVPMFDNSRPYQQIVFQYSLFRKGSSDADADHYEFLGDGKSDPRKTFIENLLRDAGNEGTILVYNAGFESARLRELASDIPEYEEGINRMLPRIADLMVPFQRRAYYKPEMRSSHSIKMVLPAINPEYTYKNLEIQEGGAAGMEYLRMSSLQDEEERCKIRKNLLEYCGRDTWGMAVILGDLFRAVDSC
- a CDS encoding 5'-methylthioadenosine/S-adenosylhomocysteine nucleosidase encodes the protein MPNKEIILICSKEEWEIFKNITRTNISLRKYPYGEYLSFPNSNKKYYAFNIGAGKTLSAGATQYIIDKYKPRRIFVLGCAGAISPRLNLLDIVIGNKFVQYDYSDGMGMKNDFYNKDTFIEYKPFYKFSKLNVQKIKSGLIASADTDVDSSVKRKLIKKTYKNEEILCGDWESFSVAKVCKLNKTNCIIVRGISDIPNQTSKGSIQRNEYRSNIKPVLKKCLEVIYSII